A genomic region of Raphanus sativus cultivar WK10039 chromosome 6, ASM80110v3, whole genome shotgun sequence contains the following coding sequences:
- the LOC130495762 gene encoding uncharacterized protein LOC130495762: MGMRNINPNEGLMNGTRLQITEVMDFMVRATILTGDKVGEDVYIPRLLITPTDKRLPFKMRRRQLPLAVAFAITINKSQGQSLFQVGLFLPRPVFSHGQLYVAISRVTSKKGLKVLIVDLEGKPQKKTTNVVFKEVYDNL, encoded by the exons ATGGGGATGAG GAACATTAATCCTAATGAAGGTTTAATGAATGGGACAAGATTGCAAATTACAGAAGTTATGGATTTTATGGTGCGAGCTACAATCTTAACCGGTGACAAGGTTGGTGAAGATGTTTACATTCCTAGATTGTTGATCACTCCTACAGATAAAAGACTTCCTTTCAAAATGCGTAGAAGACAATTGCCCCTAGCTGTTGCTTTTGCAATAACCATCAACAAGAGTCAAGGTCAATCACTATTTCAAGTTGGACTATTCCTTCCTAGGCCAGTATTTTCTCATGGACAGCTCTATGTTGCTATTTCAAGAGTTACTTCtaagaaaggtttgaaagtttTGATTGTTGATTTAGAAGGTAAGCCGCAAAAGAAGACTACTAATGTTGTTTTCAAAGAAGTTTATGATAATCTGTAA